Proteins from a single region of Anthonomus grandis grandis chromosome 10, icAntGran1.3, whole genome shotgun sequence:
- the LOC126740928 gene encoding lipase 3-like, with translation MKILILSLFFFFFMVTHGSFISKKGNSEHDHFLRGLKDPDESNTNWTVEYLVESYGYTIETHTVTTSDGYILTLHRIPSGRASEEKNGKVAFLQHGILCSAADWIVMGPEKSLALMLADEGYDVWLGNARGNTWSKKHVSLDTNDSEYWQFSWHQIGDIDLPTMIDYVLEQTGVSQVYYVGHSQGTTVYYVMLSMHPEYNSKVKIGASLAPIGYMNHMTGPLLRAIALFTDELNVLGTLIGVDEFAPTSDFFKYIAGDVVCTENSVTQLLCENILFALCGFDYQQLNDTLLPIILKYLPAGCSTKQPIHYGQEINSGYFRQYDYGPILNLVYYSSLFPPSYDLSNIVTPTYLYYSLNDWLSAETDVLRLCEEMGSACKGTILNNEYNFNHLDYLYGINTTRLINNEIISLFGTE, from the exons ATGAAGATCCTCatactttctttatttttcttcttttttatggTAACTCATGGaagttttattagtaaaaaaggTAATAGTGAACATGATCATTTTTTAAGAGGCCTGAAAGATCCTGATGAATCAAATACTAACTGGACTGTG GAATACCTGGTCGAGTCTTATGGCTATACAATAGAAACTCACACGGTCACCACTTCCGATGGTTATATTTTAACATTGCACAGAATTCCCAGTGGCAGGGCTTCAGAGGAAAAAAATGGCAAAGTTGCATTCCTTCAACACGGAATTTTATGCTCTGCAGCAGATTGGATAGTAATGGGTCCCGAAAAATCTCTag cgCTTATGCTGGCGGATGAGGGATATGATGTTTGGCTAGGTAATGCCAGAGGTAATACATGGAGTAAAAAACATGTGAGTCTAGACACCAATGATTCCGAGTACTGGCAATTTTCGTGGCATCAAATTGGAGATATTGATTTGCCTACTATGATTGATTATGTTTTGGAGCAAACAGGAGTATCTcag GTGTATTATGTTGGTCACTCGCAAGGAACAACCGTATATTACGTGATGTTATCCATGCATCCTGAGTATAACAGTAAAGTTAAGATTGGAGCATCACTTGCCCCTATTGGATATATGAACCATATGACGGGGCCACTTCTTCGTGCAATTGCTCTCTTTACGGACGAGTTAAAT GTACTAGGAACTCTTATTGGAGTGGATGAGTTTGCACCGACCAGCGATTTCTTCAAGTATATAGCAGGAGATGTTGTATGTACAGAGAACTCTGTAACCCAATTGTTATGCGAAAATATTCTGTTTGCTCTTTGCGGATTTGACTATCAACAGCTAAACGACACTCTCctaccaataattttaaaataccttcCGGCTGGTTGTTCAACTAAGCAACCTATACATTATGGACAGGAAATTAACTCGG ggTACTTCCGGCAGTACGACTACGgacctattttaaatttggtGTACTACAGCAGCCTTTTCCCTCCAAGTTACGATTTATCTAATATCGTTACACCAACTTACTTATATTATAGCCTCAATGACTGGCTGTCAGCAGAAACGGATGTTTTACGTTTGTGTGAGGAGATGGGTTCGGCCTGTAAAGGAACAATACTTAAcaatgaatataattttaatcatttgGATTACCTCTATGGCATAAATACAACTAGGCTAATTAATAATGAGATTATAAGTTTGTTTGGAACAGAATAA